A window of Natrinema salifodinae contains these coding sequences:
- a CDS encoding glycosyltransferase family 4 protein: MVTGTLRRLLRGSILTSSASAAGSTAAGTTASEPSPDAARDADGSLDICLLSYRSNPYSGGQGVYVTHLSRALTDLGHSVDVISGKPYPDLDDDVRLVKLPGENIVDELDRLGQFEPSYLRDPLALYEWLSALTGGFPDPYAFGRRVVDYFEEHESDYDVIHDNQSLCYGLQTLRERGHPVVATVHHPITVDRDAALDAADSRGERLLIRRWYRFLRMQRRVVRDLPDVLTVSESAKRRTVTDFGADPDAIRVVHNGIDTDLFAPVDRDRGPDRDRPRVMTTVSADVPLKGARYLLEAFAAVRESVDAELVVVGEFDEGGDCDRLISELGIGDAIETHSGISDERMVELYGTADVAVVPSLYEGFGLPAGEALACGVPVVATTGGALPEVVGDAGVLVEPGDADAMAEAVRDLLGDDERRRRLGERGRERIVAEFDWERAARETVQAYRTAIERRGRAQRQQREA; this comes from the coding sequence ATGGTCACTGGCACGCTTAGACGGCTTCTTCGGGGGAGTATTCTCACGTCGTCCGCGTCGGCAGCGGGGTCGACCGCCGCGGGGACGACGGCGTCGGAGCCGTCGCCCGACGCGGCGCGGGACGCCGACGGGTCGCTCGATATCTGTCTGCTGAGCTACCGATCGAACCCCTACTCCGGCGGACAGGGCGTCTACGTAACGCACCTCAGTCGGGCGCTGACCGACCTCGGTCACTCCGTCGACGTCATCTCGGGCAAGCCCTATCCCGACCTCGACGACGACGTCCGCCTGGTGAAGTTGCCCGGCGAGAACATCGTGGACGAACTCGATCGGCTGGGGCAGTTCGAGCCGTCGTATCTGCGCGATCCGCTCGCTCTCTACGAGTGGCTGAGCGCCCTCACCGGCGGCTTTCCGGATCCGTACGCCTTCGGTCGCCGCGTGGTCGACTACTTCGAGGAGCACGAGTCCGACTACGACGTGATCCACGACAACCAGTCGCTGTGTTACGGGCTGCAGACGCTCCGCGAACGGGGACACCCGGTCGTGGCGACAGTCCACCATCCGATCACCGTCGACCGCGACGCGGCCCTCGACGCGGCCGATAGTCGGGGCGAGCGACTGCTGATCCGCCGGTGGTATCGATTCCTCCGGATGCAACGGAGGGTGGTCCGGGATCTCCCGGACGTCCTCACCGTCTCCGAATCGGCCAAACGACGGACCGTGACCGACTTCGGAGCCGACCCCGACGCGATCCGGGTCGTCCACAACGGCATCGACACGGACCTGTTCGCGCCCGTCGACCGCGACCGAGGCCCCGATCGCGACCGCCCGCGCGTGATGACGACCGTCAGCGCCGACGTCCCGCTGAAGGGGGCGCGCTATCTGCTCGAGGCCTTCGCCGCGGTCCGCGAGTCCGTCGACGCCGAACTGGTCGTCGTCGGCGAGTTCGACGAGGGCGGCGACTGCGACCGACTGATCTCGGAGTTGGGCATCGGAGACGCGATCGAAACTCACAGCGGGATCAGCGACGAGCGGATGGTCGAACTCTACGGGACCGCCGACGTCGCCGTCGTCCCGTCGCTCTACGAAGGCTTCGGGCTCCCCGCGGGCGAGGCCCTGGCTTGTGGCGTCCCGGTCGTCGCGACCACCGGCGGGGCCCTCCCCGAAGTGGTCGGCGACGCCGGCGTCCTCGTCGAGCCAGGCGACGCCGACGCGATGGCCGAAGCCGTCCGCGACCTGCTCGGCGACGACGAGCGCCGGCGCCGGCTCGGCGAACGGGGACGGGAGCGGATCGTCGCGGAGTTCGACTGGGAACGGGCCGCCCGCGAGACGGTCCAAGCGTATCGGACCGCCATCGAGCGGCGGGGCCGGGCGCAGCGCCAGCAGCGGGAGGCCTGA
- a CDS encoding diacylglycerol/lipid kinase family protein, whose protein sequence is MESDGPNEERTADGNRVLVLNPVSGSQDHVDDVVELAGEHGFEIRRTEDAGDAMRLARQAAPEADLVAAAGGDGTLNEVVNGVAAADALETTTVAVVPAGTGNNFATNIGIEGIEHAFAVVEEGRRREIDLGLANDRVFVNSCVGGVTAEASSETSSASKEELGVLAYVKETVDALGEFDALPLRVETAAGPNGERARAWEGQALFVLVGNCRRFTGARTAQAAVEDGLFEVTIVEDAPTRNLLSDAALEGLFGRESDHIVRRRAPSLAIESRRDSVEYSLDGEMLETETIELETKPSALRLVVGDAYRPDPDGDGGDVWPFA, encoded by the coding sequence ATGGAATCGGACGGTCCGAACGAGGAGCGGACGGCCGACGGTAACCGCGTGCTCGTCCTCAATCCCGTCAGCGGCAGCCAAGATCACGTCGACGACGTCGTCGAACTCGCCGGCGAGCACGGGTTCGAGATTCGCCGGACCGAGGACGCCGGCGACGCGATGCGCCTGGCCCGCCAGGCCGCGCCCGAAGCCGACCTGGTCGCGGCGGCCGGGGGCGACGGCACGCTCAACGAGGTCGTCAACGGGGTCGCGGCCGCGGACGCGCTCGAGACGACGACCGTCGCCGTCGTCCCCGCCGGAACGGGGAACAACTTCGCGACGAACATCGGGATCGAGGGGATCGAACACGCGTTCGCGGTCGTCGAGGAGGGTCGGCGACGGGAGATCGATCTCGGGCTCGCGAACGACCGGGTCTTCGTCAACTCTTGCGTCGGCGGCGTCACAGCCGAAGCGAGCAGCGAGACGTCCTCGGCGAGCAAGGAAGAGTTGGGCGTGCTCGCGTACGTCAAGGAGACCGTCGACGCGCTCGGCGAGTTCGACGCGCTCCCGCTGCGGGTGGAGACGGCCGCGGGGCCGAACGGAGAGCGGGCCAGGGCCTGGGAGGGCCAGGCGCTGTTCGTCCTCGTCGGGAACTGCCGGCGGTTCACCGGCGCGCGGACGGCCCAGGCCGCGGTCGAGGACGGCCTGTTCGAGGTCACGATCGTCGAGGACGCGCCGACGAGGAACTTACTCAGCGACGCGGCGCTTGAGGGTCTGTTCGGCCGCGAGAGCGATCACATCGTCCGCCGGCGGGCGCCGTCGCTCGCGATCGAGAGCCGCCGGGACTCCGTGGAGTACAGCCTCGACGGCGAAATGCTCGAGACCGAGACCATCGAACTCGAGACGAAGCCGAGTGCGCTCAGGCTCGTCGTCGGCGACGCCTATCGGCCGGATCCGGACGGCGACGGCGGGGACGTGTGGCCGTTCGCGTGA
- the carA gene encoding glutamine-hydrolyzing carbamoyl-phosphate synthase small subunit, whose protein sequence is MTEAYVALEDGRVLEGRGRAPGTARGELVFTTAYTGYEESLTDPSYEEQVLTFSYPLIGNYGVREERFEDDRVHPRAAIAKEFTADVAEWLESEGVPAIDHLDTREVVTEIRDGGAMKCGIAVGEDVTEEDAIAELEQCEAMSEHTEIGAQVSVDEHEVYGADNEGVDVALVDCGAKGSIVDSLLARDATVHVLPHDAAVADVESLDPDVLFISNGPGDPVNYEEAIALVEAFVEDTPVAGICLGQQIVAEALGGTTEKMDFGHRGVNQPVLDLETGQVVMTTQNHGYTVADPGEHLEVTQINVNDDTPEGIDGIEYDVITRQYHPEANPGPEDTLDFFDDVLAMASERADARAVPADD, encoded by the coding sequence ATGACGGAAGCCTACGTCGCACTGGAGGACGGCCGCGTACTCGAGGGACGCGGTCGCGCTCCGGGAACGGCTCGCGGTGAACTCGTCTTCACAACAGCGTATACGGGCTACGAGGAGAGCCTGACCGACCCCTCCTACGAAGAGCAGGTGCTGACCTTCTCGTACCCGCTGATCGGAAACTACGGCGTCCGCGAGGAGCGGTTCGAGGACGACCGAGTTCACCCGCGGGCCGCGATCGCCAAGGAATTCACCGCTGACGTCGCCGAGTGGCTCGAATCGGAGGGCGTCCCGGCGATCGACCACCTCGACACGCGCGAGGTCGTCACCGAGATCCGCGACGGCGGCGCTATGAAGTGCGGCATCGCCGTCGGCGAGGACGTCACCGAGGAAGACGCGATTGCCGAACTCGAGCAGTGCGAGGCGATGAGCGAGCACACCGAGATCGGCGCCCAGGTCAGCGTCGACGAACACGAGGTCTACGGCGCCGACAACGAGGGGGTCGACGTCGCCCTCGTCGACTGCGGCGCGAAGGGGTCGATCGTCGACTCGCTACTCGCCCGCGACGCGACGGTCCACGTGCTGCCCCACGACGCTGCCGTCGCGGACGTCGAGTCCCTCGACCCGGACGTCCTGTTCATCTCGAACGGCCCCGGCGACCCGGTCAACTACGAGGAAGCGATCGCGCTCGTCGAGGCGTTCGTCGAGGACACGCCCGTCGCCGGCATCTGTCTCGGCCAACAGATCGTCGCCGAGGCACTTGGCGGCACCACCGAGAAGATGGACTTCGGCCACCGCGGCGTCAACCAGCCCGTCCTCGACCTCGAGACCGGCCAGGTCGTCATGACGACCCAGAACCACGGCTACACGGTCGCCGATCCGGGTGAACACCTCGAGGTCACCCAGATCAACGTCAACGACGACACGCCGGAAGGGATCGACGGCATCGAATACGACGTCATCACCCGCCAGTACCACCCCGAGGCCAACCCCGGCCCGGAGGACACCCTCGACTTCTTCGACGACGTGCTCGCGATGGCTTCCGAGCGAGCCGACGCCCGAGCGGTCCCCGCCGACGACTGA
- a CDS encoding NAD(P)/FAD-dependent oxidoreductase, translating into MPADANERDGSDAESDAAGGRKFDADVAIVGGGPAGCSAGVFTARDGLETVVFDRGPSSLRRCVSLENYLGFPRGIDVETFLELARDHADQAGCRLRDDFVESVTALDGAGSGFRVEPQEGEPITARFVIAATKYDGEYLRGLDTDDALFVTEESGDEPVERFDRDYPDAEGRTPVDGLYVAGPLAGCGDQAIVAAGHGATVARALLRDRRRDEGYWGRFASRYDWRRDAADRRDEWADPERWVERFEADAPADRDATEIRRLAEAYAAERDADYLDPETAARRADAGTRRLAAALDDELLLDAIDDDAIRERAAALERSDSPGDR; encoded by the coding sequence ATGCCGGCCGACGCCAACGAGCGAGACGGGAGCGACGCCGAGTCCGACGCCGCTGGCGGCCGCAAATTCGACGCCGACGTTGCCATCGTCGGCGGCGGGCCGGCCGGCTGTTCCGCCGGCGTCTTCACCGCCAGGGACGGCCTCGAAACGGTCGTCTTCGACCGCGGCCCCTCCTCGCTGCGGCGCTGCGTCTCCCTCGAGAACTACCTCGGCTTCCCCCGCGGGATCGACGTCGAGACCTTCCTCGAACTGGCGCGGGACCACGCCGACCAGGCGGGCTGTCGGCTCCGGGACGATTTCGTCGAATCGGTGACGGCGCTCGACGGCGCCGGCAGCGGCTTCCGCGTCGAACCACAGGAAGGCGAGCCGATCACGGCCCGATTCGTGATCGCCGCGACGAAGTACGACGGGGAGTACCTCCGCGGGCTCGATACCGACGACGCGCTGTTCGTTACCGAGGAGTCCGGCGACGAACCGGTCGAGCGGTTCGACCGCGACTATCCCGACGCCGAGGGCCGAACGCCGGTCGACGGGCTCTACGTCGCCGGGCCGCTGGCCGGCTGCGGCGACCAGGCGATCGTCGCGGCCGGCCACGGGGCCACGGTCGCTCGCGCGCTGCTCCGGGACCGGCGTCGGGACGAGGGGTACTGGGGACGGTTCGCGAGCCGCTACGACTGGCGGCGCGACGCTGCCGATCGGCGGGACGAGTGGGCCGACCCCGAGCGGTGGGTCGAACGCTTCGAGGCCGACGCGCCCGCCGACCGCGATGCGACCGAGATTCGCCGGCTCGCCGAGGCCTACGCCGCCGAGCGCGACGCCGACTATCTCGATCCCGAGACCGCGGCCCGACGCGCCGACGCGGGAACGCGTCGCCTGGCGGCGGCCCTCGACGACGAACTGTTGCTCGATGCGATCGACGACGACGCGATCCGCGAGCGGGCCGCGGCGCTGGAGCGATCGGACTCGCCTGGCGATCGGTAA
- a CDS encoding PHP domain-containing protein has protein sequence MRTYAVDLHTHTRFFHGRRSLGDRFDPLGVRLLVAAARRRGLDGIATTNHDYYTPFDPAVHVETLPGIEITTDRGHVLVVGPDPPAETEPEALSPGEAVELAHDHDCAAIVAHPFRNSTVRELEDVPFDAIEVNGKHPRSRPLVTKLADKRDLPMVGGSDAHYPFEVGRAYTVVEAERLTPEALVDAIRDDRVSARVSGSSFDRLLRRGYRSVHRRKRVIDAIERPTPGVGTPPGEDETTDAGGEVEVGERMKAEDEDGTDAEAGTELPSDTD, from the coding sequence ATGAGAACGTACGCCGTCGACCTCCATACGCACACGCGATTCTTCCACGGGCGGCGATCGCTGGGAGACCGGTTCGACCCACTCGGTGTCCGGCTGCTCGTCGCGGCGGCCAGGCGGCGCGGACTCGATGGCATCGCGACGACCAACCACGACTACTACACTCCCTTCGATCCGGCCGTCCACGTCGAGACGCTACCCGGAATCGAGATCACGACCGATCGAGGCCACGTCCTCGTCGTCGGTCCCGATCCGCCCGCGGAGACAGAGCCCGAAGCGCTCTCGCCCGGCGAAGCCGTCGAATTGGCTCACGACCACGATTGCGCCGCGATCGTCGCCCATCCGTTTCGCAACAGCACGGTGCGGGAACTCGAAGACGTCCCCTTCGACGCGATCGAAGTCAACGGCAAACACCCGCGATCGCGCCCGCTCGTCACCAAGTTAGCCGATAAGCGCGACCTCCCGATGGTCGGGGGCAGCGACGCTCACTACCCGTTCGAGGTGGGGCGAGCGTACACGGTCGTCGAGGCCGAGCGGCTCACGCCCGAAGCGCTGGTCGACGCGATTCGCGACGATCGCGTCAGCGCCCGCGTCTCCGGATCGTCGTTCGACCGGCTCCTCCGTCGCGGGTATCGCTCGGTCCACCGCCGCAAGCGCGTGATCGACGCCATCGAACGGCCGACGCCTGGCGTCGGAACGCCGCCTGGCGAGGACGAGACGACGGACGCCGGCGGCGAGGTCGAGGTCGGCGAGCGAATGAAGGCGGAGGATGAGGATGGGACCGATGCCGAGGCCGGAACCGAACTGCCCTCGGACACCGATTAG
- a CDS encoding ABC transporter substrate-binding protein, with product MGTTRQFDRSRRAFVATGIAAGSAALAGCITGDGSGGSGDEDSYTVTMAPMGEVEFDGVPEDAFVTFTQYADMAVALGHGDAVTTLFAPEMSGSTMNKFYDRLEGVSFDWAGLENPLEDGVTKEELYNYESDVHFLDPSYVLTTQDDWAQSDVEEIAETVGPWIGSYHSGVQSEPAEAYADSYEYYTLWELFETVAAVFREAQRYEDLAAVYEDLRSHIESNLPSGDERPTVARVTLGDGVFYAYHLNTSGFWQAETRPLGAHDALADVEWSGDWGEVDYETMLDADPDVILHLWGITSNYDVEGVRERLENHAAGSELAAVRNDRVVASGMRYQGPIMNLFQLEMTAKQLYPEQFGEWPGYESGASYPEIPEGEQLFDRQRVADIVTGA from the coding sequence ATGGGAACGACGCGGCAGTTCGATCGAAGCCGACGCGCGTTCGTCGCGACGGGGATCGCGGCCGGGAGCGCGGCGCTCGCGGGGTGTATCACCGGCGACGGAAGCGGAGGATCGGGGGACGAGGACTCCTACACGGTGACGATGGCACCGATGGGGGAGGTCGAGTTCGACGGGGTTCCCGAGGACGCCTTCGTCACGTTCACGCAGTACGCGGACATGGCGGTCGCGCTCGGGCACGGCGACGCGGTCACCACACTGTTCGCGCCCGAGATGTCGGGATCGACGATGAACAAGTTCTACGACCGACTCGAGGGCGTGTCCTTCGACTGGGCGGGGCTCGAGAACCCCCTCGAAGACGGCGTGACGAAAGAAGAGCTCTATAATTACGAGAGCGACGTCCACTTCCTCGATCCGTCGTACGTGCTGACGACCCAGGACGACTGGGCGCAGTCGGACGTCGAGGAGATCGCCGAGACGGTCGGCCCGTGGATCGGGAGCTACCACAGCGGCGTCCAGAGCGAACCGGCCGAGGCGTACGCCGACAGCTATGAGTACTACACGCTCTGGGAGCTCTTCGAGACGGTCGCGGCCGTCTTCCGGGAAGCGCAGCGGTACGAGGACCTCGCCGCGGTCTACGAGGACCTGCGCTCGCACATCGAATCGAACCTGCCCTCCGGAGACGAGCGGCCGACAGTCGCCCGGGTCACGCTGGGCGACGGCGTGTTCTACGCCTACCACCTCAACACGTCTGGCTTCTGGCAGGCGGAGACGCGCCCGCTCGGCGCTCACGACGCCCTCGCCGACGTGGAGTGGTCCGGCGATTGGGGCGAAGTCGACTACGAGACGATGCTCGACGCCGATCCCGACGTCATCCTCCATCTCTGGGGAATCACGTCGAACTACGACGTCGAAGGCGTCCGCGAGCGACTCGAGAACCACGCCGCGGGCAGCGAGTTAGCGGCCGTGCGGAACGATCGGGTCGTCGCCAGCGGCATGCGCTACCAGGGGCCGATCATGAACCTCTTCCAGCTCGAGATGACGGCCAAACAGCTCTATCCCGAGCAGTTCGGCGAGTGGCCTGGCTACGAGTCCGGCGCGTCCTACCCCGAAATTCCCGAGGGCGAACAGCTATTCGACCGCCAGCGCGTCGCGGACATCGTTACCGGAGCGTGA
- a CDS encoding Lrp/AsnC family transcriptional regulator: MDDLDRQILDILRRDARTPYTEIADEVGTSEGTVRNRVERMMDDDVIERFTISTRTGNVQAMIELSVAVEVDTKAVSERIAEWDEVDFVWMVSGEQDVVLVVDAADTRGVNDLITKARDQEEVVSTKTRLILDEELG, encoded by the coding sequence ATGGACGACCTGGACCGACAGATACTCGATATTCTCCGACGAGACGCCCGGACGCCGTACACCGAGATCGCCGACGAGGTAGGGACGAGCGAGGGGACCGTACGAAACCGCGTCGAGCGGATGATGGACGACGACGTCATCGAACGCTTTACGATCTCGACCCGGACCGGCAACGTCCAGGCGATGATCGAGCTCAGCGTCGCGGTCGAGGTCGACACCAAGGCCGTCTCCGAGCGGATCGCCGAGTGGGACGAGGTCGATTTCGTCTGGATGGTTTCCGGCGAGCAGGACGTCGTACTCGTCGTCGACGCCGCGGACACGCGCGGGGTCAACGACCTCATCACGAAGGCCCGCGATCAGGAGGAGGTCGTGAGCACGAAGACGCGGCTGATCCTCGACGAAGAACTGGGCTAA
- a CDS encoding NUDIX hydrolase encodes MSTPQEDQQHENARQDVIAVDADDNELELVNRLDAHTGDGIRHRAFTSLVFDGDGNILLAQRAPDKRLWGTHWDGTVASHPVEGQSQEEATRERLEEELGITPDQYDDLQLTDRFEYKRYFENAGVEHEVCAVLKLTLSDRSLDPNEEEVAGLMWVPYERLHSNPEWYRQLRLCPWFEIAMRRDVR; translated from the coding sequence ATGAGCACGCCGCAAGAGGACCAGCAACACGAGAACGCCCGACAGGACGTGATCGCCGTCGACGCCGACGACAACGAACTCGAGTTGGTCAACCGACTCGACGCCCACACCGGCGACGGAATTCGCCACCGCGCATTCACCTCACTCGTCTTCGATGGCGACGGCAACATCCTGCTCGCCCAGCGAGCGCCCGACAAGCGCCTGTGGGGAACCCACTGGGACGGCACCGTCGCCTCCCACCCCGTCGAAGGCCAGAGTCAAGAGGAGGCGACCCGCGAACGGCTCGAGGAAGAACTGGGCATCACGCCCGACCAGTACGATGACCTGCAGCTGACCGACCGCTTCGAGTACAAACGTTACTTCGAGAACGCGGGCGTCGAGCACGAGGTCTGTGCCGTCCTCAAGCTGACGCTGTCGGACCGCAGTCTCGATCCCAACGAAGAGGAGGTCGCCGGCTTGATGTGGGTCCCCTACGAGCGGCTCCACTCGAACCCGGAGTGGTACCGGCAGCTCCGGCTCTGCCCGTGGTTCGAGATCGCCATGCGCCGAGACGTCCGCTAG
- a CDS encoding helix-turn-helix domain-containing protein has translation MRRPGDWMQMPTDERILEALQSSGMILSPAVIAKNIDRSREEVTRRLTVLVEYEFVTRVERGYYEINEAGEQYLAGELDADDLEPNEN, from the coding sequence ATGCGCCGACCCGGCGACTGGATGCAGATGCCAACCGACGAGCGAATTCTCGAGGCACTGCAATCGTCGGGGATGATCCTGTCGCCGGCCGTGATCGCGAAAAACATCGATCGTAGCCGTGAGGAAGTCACTCGACGGCTCACTGTACTCGTTGAGTATGAATTTGTCACTCGAGTCGAACGGGGATATTACGAGATCAACGAGGCTGGCGAACAGTATCTCGCCGGGGAGTTGGATGCCGACGATCTCGAGCCAAACGAGAATTGA
- a CDS encoding class I SAM-dependent methyltransferase produces METIDFDRIAPSPETRVLDVGCGEGRHVHAAALETVAEVVGVDLDPANLAAARADYDEYVAGESDVPVTFCAGDALRLPFADGAFDVVCCTEVLEHLPDYESALDELRRVCAPGGTLAVSVPRAGPERICWALSDEYHEVEGGHVRIFDREELRAAIERRGFRRVDGHFAHALHVPYWWLKCLWWDRDQRDEAPLPLRAYDRFLEWDVMESPRPVRLLERALDPLVGKSVVYYFRLEGRA; encoded by the coding sequence ATGGAGACGATCGACTTCGACCGCATCGCGCCGTCCCCGGAGACGCGCGTGCTCGACGTCGGCTGCGGCGAGGGCCGGCACGTCCACGCCGCCGCCCTCGAGACCGTCGCGGAGGTCGTCGGCGTCGACCTCGACCCGGCGAACCTGGCCGCTGCGCGGGCGGACTACGACGAGTACGTTGCCGGCGAGTCCGACGTGCCGGTCACCTTCTGTGCGGGGGACGCGCTCCGGCTCCCCTTCGCGGACGGCGCCTTCGACGTCGTCTGCTGTACCGAGGTGCTGGAGCACCTGCCCGACTACGAGTCGGCGCTGGACGAACTCCGGCGAGTCTGCGCGCCTGGCGGAACGCTCGCGGTGAGCGTCCCGAGAGCGGGCCCCGAACGGATCTGCTGGGCGCTGTCCGACGAGTACCACGAGGTGGAGGGCGGCCACGTCCGCATCTTCGACCGCGAGGAACTGCGAGCCGCTATCGAGCGGCGGGGCTTCCGGCGGGTCGACGGCCACTTCGCCCATGCCCTGCACGTGCCCTACTGGTGGCTGAAGTGTCTCTGGTGGGACCGCGACCAGCGGGACGAGGCGCCGCTGCCGCTGCGGGCCTACGACCGGTTCCTCGAGTGGGACGTCATGGAGTCGCCGCGGCCGGTGCGGCTGCTCGAACGGGCACTCGATCCCCTCGTCGGCAAGAGCGTCGTCTACTACTTCCGACTGGAGGGGCGGGCGTGA
- a CDS encoding prenyltransferase/squalene oxidase repeat-containing protein yields MSDGRDRSPASPSLADWGLGPAVEYVERVQRADGLIPWYPDGPADPWDHVESAMALSVAGRDEAARRAYRWVADAQHDDGALWATYGDPEGDEGAHDGDEPRKETHRSAYVAVGAYHHYRCTGDRDFLAELWPTVRDALAFARRHQAPTGEIYWSVGADGSVYEDALVAGCSSLYKSLACGAAIAGELGREDARDRWLEARTRLGEALRSRPDRFDRTWESKSRYAMDWFYPVLCGVVTGDPARDRLEDGMDRFLEDGLGCRCVADEPWVTVAESCELVVSLAAVGRQARAREIYEWLFQWTDDDGVFWTGYQFEDEAFWPGKRPTWTGGAAVLAADALSGMSGAADLFTDPLGE; encoded by the coding sequence GTGAGCGACGGCCGCGACCGATCGCCGGCGTCGCCGTCGCTCGCCGACTGGGGGCTCGGACCGGCGGTCGAGTACGTCGAGCGCGTCCAGCGCGCCGACGGGTTGATCCCCTGGTACCCCGACGGCCCGGCCGACCCCTGGGACCACGTCGAAAGCGCGATGGCCCTGTCGGTCGCCGGCCGCGACGAGGCCGCCCGCCGCGCGTACCGCTGGGTCGCCGACGCACAGCACGACGACGGGGCGCTGTGGGCCACCTACGGCGATCCCGAAGGCGATGAGGGCGCCCACGACGGCGACGAACCGCGGAAGGAAACCCACCGCAGCGCCTACGTCGCCGTCGGCGCGTATCACCACTACCGCTGTACCGGCGACCGCGACTTCCTCGCGGAGCTGTGGCCGACCGTCCGCGACGCCCTCGCGTTCGCCCGCCGCCACCAGGCGCCGACCGGCGAGATCTACTGGAGCGTCGGCGCGGACGGGTCGGTCTACGAGGACGCGCTCGTCGCCGGCTGTTCCTCGCTGTACAAGAGCCTGGCCTGCGGCGCGGCGATCGCCGGCGAACTCGGCCGCGAGGACGCCCGCGACCGGTGGCTCGAGGCTCGCACCCGCCTGGGCGAGGCGCTTCGCTCGCGACCGGACCGGTTCGATCGCACCTGGGAGAGCAAATCGCGGTACGCGATGGACTGGTTCTATCCCGTCCTCTGTGGCGTGGTGACCGGCGACCCGGCGCGGGACCGGCTCGAGGACGGGATGGATCGCTTCCTCGAGGACGGGCTGGGCTGTCGCTGCGTCGCGGACGAGCCGTGGGTGACCGTCGCCGAGTCCTGCGAACTCGTGGTTTCGCTGGCCGCGGTGGGGCGGCAAGCGCGTGCGCGTGAGATCTACGAGTGGCTGTTCCAGTGGACCGACGATGACGGCGTCTTCTGGACGGGCTACCAGTTCGAGGACGAGGCGTTCTGGCCGGGCAAGCGGCCGACGTGGACCGGCGGGGCCGCGGTGCTTGCTGCTGATGCGTTGTCGGGGATGTCGGGGGCCGCGGATCTGTTTACTGATCCGCTAGGCGAATGA
- a CDS encoding SIMPL domain-containing protein, which translates to MDRRQFLAASGVGLAATMAGCTGSPLSSDGDDPGAESDGNESTDSGEITVSAGGQVDAEPDRAVVDIGVEATGESAEAVTDELATGADELRETFDELGVPEENVEEGRYRVHPTRAREAEGFEGSHSFEVTLSDVDRVGEVIDAAIAAGADNVGRVNFSLQEETRAALRKDAIDAALANADDEAAHIADNRGVDLAGTTNVTTGDVQVHPVREAYTGADAAEDAAAPPTEIEADPVSVNADVTVTYSFDG; encoded by the coding sequence ATGGATCGACGACAGTTCCTCGCGGCCTCGGGGGTCGGACTCGCGGCGACGATGGCCGGCTGTACCGGCAGCCCGCTCAGTAGCGACGGCGACGACCCGGGCGCGGAATCGGACGGCAACGAGAGCACAGATAGCGGCGAGATTACGGTCAGCGCCGGCGGCCAGGTCGACGCGGAGCCGGATCGGGCGGTCGTCGATATCGGCGTCGAGGCGACCGGCGAGAGCGCCGAGGCGGTGACCGACGAGCTGGCGACCGGGGCCGACGAACTCCGCGAAACGTTCGACGAGTTGGGAGTCCCCGAGGAGAACGTCGAAGAGGGCCGATACCGGGTCCACCCGACCCGCGCTCGAGAGGCGGAGGGATTCGAGGGATCGCACTCCTTCGAGGTGACGCTGAGCGACGTCGACCGCGTCGGCGAGGTCATCGACGCGGCGATCGCGGCCGGCGCTGACAACGTGGGGAGGGTGAACTTCTCGCTCCAGGAGGAGACGCGCGCGGCCCTCCGGAAGGACGCGATCGACGCGGCCCTGGCGAACGCGGACGACGAGGCGGCGCACATCGCCGACAACCGCGGCGTCGACCTCGCGGGGACGACGAACGTCACGACCGGCGACGTGCAGGTCCATCCGGTTCGAGAGGCGTACACCGGTGCCGACGCGGCGGAGGACGCGGCGGCACCGCCGACGGAGATCGAGGCCGACCCCGTCAGCGTGAACGCCGACGTGACCGTGACCTACTCGTTCGACGGGTAA